The proteins below are encoded in one region of Trueperaceae bacterium:
- a CDS encoding glycosyltransferase, protein MRIAFFTETFLPKIDGVVTRVVRTLEQLRDLGHEALVFAPHHPPAEYAGHKVVRVPGVPFKPWYPELVLGMPRPRLGRELDAFAPDLVHVVNPVILGLWGTAIAKQRNLPLLASFHTDITQYSQHLKLWFLTPFSRGFLRDVHNQAHLNLCTSMPMVEAARGLGIQRVRLWPKAVDTERYHPDNRSRAMRERLSGGHPEAPLMIYVGRLSFEKRLEWLLEPIERLDGVRLAFVGSGPAEAFLRKRFEGTRTVFTGYMSGDELAQAYASADVFAFPSDTETLGFVAMEAMASGVPAVGARAGGIPDVIEEGVNGLLFEPGNTDELTEKLGLLLRDDQLRLRLAREARASMEGWSWRAATEKLVEFYELALTIHRRYDPPSVH, encoded by the coding sequence ATGCGCATCGCGTTCTTCACCGAGACCTTCCTGCCGAAGATCGACGGCGTAGTGACCCGGGTGGTGCGGACCCTGGAGCAACTCCGGGACCTCGGTCACGAAGCGCTAGTGTTCGCACCCCACCACCCGCCTGCCGAGTACGCCGGGCACAAGGTAGTGAGGGTGCCGGGAGTGCCGTTCAAGCCCTGGTACCCGGAACTGGTGCTGGGGATGCCGCGGCCGCGGCTCGGGCGTGAACTCGACGCCTTCGCTCCCGACCTGGTCCACGTGGTGAACCCGGTGATCCTGGGCCTCTGGGGCACCGCGATCGCCAAGCAACGGAACCTCCCGTTGTTGGCCAGCTTCCATACCGACATCACCCAGTACTCGCAGCACCTGAAACTCTGGTTCCTGACGCCCTTCTCCCGTGGCTTCCTCCGCGACGTCCACAACCAGGCGCACCTGAACCTGTGCACCAGCATGCCAATGGTCGAAGCGGCGCGCGGACTTGGGATCCAGCGGGTTCGGCTCTGGCCGAAAGCGGTCGACACCGAGCGGTACCATCCGGACAACCGATCCCGAGCCATGCGAGAGCGGCTGAGCGGGGGTCACCCAGAAGCGCCCCTGATGATCTACGTAGGCAGGTTGTCGTTCGAGAAGCGCCTAGAGTGGCTGCTGGAGCCGATCGAGCGACTCGATGGCGTGCGCCTCGCCTTCGTCGGGTCCGGTCCCGCCGAGGCGTTCCTCCGCAAACGTTTCGAAGGCACCCGGACCGTCTTCACCGGCTACATGAGCGGTGACGAGCTCGCGCAGGCGTACGCCAGCGCCGACGTCTTCGCTTTCCCCTCCGACACGGAGACCCTCGGGTTCGTTGCGATGGAGGCGATGGCCTCGGGCGTGCCCGCTGTGGGCGCAAGAGCGGGAGGCATCCCGGACGTGATCGAGGAAGGCGTCAACGGTCTGCTCTTCGAACCGGGCAACACCGATGAGCTGACCGAGAAGCTGGGGTTGCTGCTGCGGGACGATCAACTCCGGTTGCGTCTGGCGCGCGAGGCCCGGGCGTCGATGGAGGGGTGGAGCTGGCGCGCCGCCACCGAGAAGCTGGTCGAGTTCTACGAGTTGGCCCTCACCATCCACCGGCGCTACGATCCGCCGAGCGTCCACTGA
- a CDS encoding DEAD/DEAH box helicase, producing MDAIPGDQRSFHAWLGSLEGYEGQISSFRFYPPRNAVFGETSGDVGAYLTQLGITPYRHQSRAFELLREGRNVVAATGTASGKSLIYQLPSVAAAREGGTVLYLAPTKALAADQLHKLRALTEQLAVKAPVGSYDGDTPGEERTRLRSEGAIILTNPDMLHYGILPHHQRWSRFLGSLRFVVLDELHNYRGVMGAHVANVLRRLLRVARHYGGEPQFIGASATVGNPAEHAGRLAGAPFVEVAEDDSPAPAREFIFWQPPLLEGSDGRRRSSNTEAAWLAARFVRAGLKSIFFCNSRKSAELLRRYAAAQLDPVSAPQLQTYRAGYTSEDRRLIEEGFRNGDIRVLAATSALELGIDIGGVDAVVLVGYPGSHMALWQRSGRAGRGGGRALTLLIPGNDPLDEYYLHHPDLLTEGAPEDAVADPFNSEIHPPHVDCAAAELPFAAGEEFLAPWFDPATRPHLYRCGLRWCHGGRYPHRRVQIRGGSGKRVRLVDGFGKTLGESDLSSALRDLHPGAVYLHRGETYLVASLDLERSRAVLLPHIEEFYTQARSETDIDILEADAASSLVETGRVRVTTTVTGYVKKRYITEAVLDERLLDLPPLSYTTQALWFEAADLLGRIAPADRPGALHALEHTLIGLLPAFVLCERADVGGVSYPVYPPTGAPTIFIYDGYPGGVGYSRGGAGRFSEWLGAARDLLRDCPCKSGCPRCVLSPKCGNGNQYLDKSAALILAVELLEALPVGPREILA from the coding sequence GTGGACGCGATACCCGGTGATCAGAGGAGCTTCCACGCCTGGCTCGGCTCGCTCGAAGGCTACGAGGGGCAGATCTCCTCGTTCCGCTTCTATCCGCCCAGGAATGCGGTGTTCGGCGAGACCAGCGGTGACGTGGGCGCCTACCTCACCCAACTCGGCATCACCCCTTATCGGCACCAGTCTCGCGCTTTCGAGCTGCTGCGAGAGGGGCGGAACGTGGTTGCTGCCACCGGCACCGCGTCAGGCAAGAGCCTGATCTACCAGCTTCCTTCCGTCGCTGCCGCCCGGGAGGGGGGGACCGTTCTCTACCTTGCGCCCACGAAGGCGCTGGCGGCCGACCAGCTGCACAAGCTGAGGGCGTTGACCGAGCAACTGGCGGTGAAGGCGCCCGTAGGCAGCTACGACGGCGATACCCCCGGAGAGGAGCGAACGAGGCTTCGTTCCGAGGGCGCGATCATCCTCACCAATCCCGACATGTTGCACTACGGCATACTGCCGCACCATCAGCGCTGGTCGCGGTTCCTCGGCTCGCTGCGCTTCGTGGTGCTCGACGAGCTGCACAACTACAGGGGGGTGATGGGCGCCCACGTTGCCAACGTCCTACGGAGGCTGCTACGGGTCGCCCGCCATTACGGCGGGGAACCGCAGTTCATCGGGGCCAGCGCCACGGTTGGCAATCCGGCCGAGCATGCAGGGCGGCTTGCCGGGGCTCCGTTCGTCGAGGTTGCCGAGGACGACAGCCCCGCCCCCGCGCGAGAGTTCATCTTCTGGCAACCACCGTTGCTGGAAGGGAGCGATGGCCGCCGCCGCAGCAGCAACACCGAGGCGGCCTGGCTGGCCGCCCGGTTCGTGCGGGCCGGCCTCAAGAGCATCTTCTTCTGCAACTCGCGGAAGTCGGCCGAACTGTTGCGGCGCTACGCGGCCGCCCAGCTCGATCCGGTTTCGGCGCCACAACTGCAGACGTACCGGGCCGGATACACGAGCGAGGATCGTCGACTCATCGAAGAGGGGTTCCGCAACGGGGACATCCGCGTGCTGGCGGCCACCAGCGCGTTGGAGTTGGGCATCGACATCGGTGGGGTGGACGCGGTCGTGCTGGTGGGGTACCCCGGGTCTCACATGGCGCTGTGGCAACGCTCCGGACGCGCCGGCCGGGGAGGCGGACGCGCCCTCACGCTGCTCATCCCGGGCAACGATCCTCTCGACGAGTACTATCTGCATCATCCTGACCTGCTTACCGAGGGCGCTCCCGAGGACGCAGTCGCTGACCCGTTCAACAGCGAGATCCACCCGCCTCATGTCGACTGCGCCGCCGCCGAACTGCCGTTCGCCGCTGGCGAGGAGTTCCTCGCTCCCTGGTTCGATCCCGCCACCCGGCCGCACCTCTACCGCTGCGGGCTCAGGTGGTGCCACGGTGGCCGCTACCCACACCGCCGCGTGCAGATAAGAGGCGGAAGCGGCAAGCGGGTCCGCCTCGTGGACGGCTTCGGCAAGACCTTGGGGGAGAGCGACCTCTCCTCGGCCTTGCGCGACCTTCACCCCGGCGCCGTCTACCTTCATCGGGGCGAAACCTACCTGGTAGCCTCACTCGATCTCGAGCGGTCGCGAGCGGTGCTGCTGCCCCACATAGAGGAGTTCTACACTCAGGCTCGATCCGAAACCGACATCGATATCCTCGAGGCGGACGCGGCCAGCAGCCTCGTCGAGACGGGGCGGGTGCGGGTGACCACCACCGTGACCGGTTACGTCAAGAAACGCTATATAACCGAAGCGGTACTCGACGAACGGCTGCTCGATCTACCGCCCCTCTCGTACACGACGCAGGCCCTCTGGTTCGAGGCCGCGGACCTCCTGGGCAGGATCGCACCTGCGGACCGACCGGGTGCACTGCACGCCCTCGAACACACCCTCATCGGTTTGCTGCCCGCCTTCGTGCTCTGCGAACGGGCCGACGTGGGCGGCGTCTCCTACCCGGTCTATCCGCCAACCGGAGCCCCGACGATCTTCATCTACGACGGTTACCCGGGTGGCGTAGGCTACAGCCGCGGCGGCGCGGGCCGCTTCAGCGAGTGGCTCGGCGCTGCCCGAGACCTGCTGCGCGACTGCCCCTGTAAGAGCGGCTGCCCTCGCTGCGTGCTCTCGCCCAAGTGCGGCAACGGCAACCAGTACCTGGACAAGTCGGCGGCCCTGATCCTGGCCGTGGAACTGCTAGAGGCGTTACCGGTTGGGCCCCGCGAGATCCTCGCCTGA
- a CDS encoding serine hydrolase domain-containing protein, whose translation MKPARILLLISSALFLAFAAAQQPDTETVPGQVAGEWHGNIELPGMPLEVIVTLEQAGEEWRGSIDIPAQGAEDLALDEINVQGDVVSFRISGVPGEPTFQATLAEGELTGIFIQSGQEFPFVLERARTSAPLAGPAEASEYTDPRGRFTFPVPTGWTTARRDGFVEVASPEEGIRIYVYVTDTDDLEAAIREAWSVADPSFDLEPQEILQPPSEPGVEETVLANYDAGDDEQIYQAIAQLRDGTAYVMLFDAELAAVQRRGAQLQIVASGFEITGVEQVDLGGAQPLEVDAIADELEVFIEETMAAFGIPGAAVAVVQGGEVVYSNGFGTREAGGSEPVTPDTHMMIGSVGKTMTSMAIATMVDDGIVDWDTPVVEVLPEFEVADAQLTQEITIRNLLCACTGVPRRDLELFFNAEELSAEDIVESLATFEFFTAFGEAFQYSNQLVATAGYAAAAAAGAEFGDLLEGYIRVLDERVLTPIAMDRTTLSFEEVTSRSEFALPHQQNLETGVYEPVSLAFEKLLLPVAPAGAHWSTAEDMARYLITQLDTGVAPDGDRVVSRENLLETWEPQVPLSATESYGLGWFVGEYKGLEHIYHGGNTLGFTSQLSFIPAADTGIVVLTNAQATNAFNTAVSTRLYELVYEQPSEVDAQVEFLVTQSETALAEAREQVQDAVEPDEVSPFLGRYENEALGEISLEMVGTQLFLDAGSFRSEIRPAFDREGEFDTYITYGAPIVGLPIALETGEAGEQTVVLGSGAIEYTFERVLGTGDSTSP comes from the coding sequence GTGAAACCAGCACGAATTCTTCTGCTAATCTCCTCTGCCCTGTTCCTCGCATTCGCAGCCGCACAACAACCCGACACCGAGACCGTCCCGGGTCAGGTAGCCGGTGAGTGGCACGGGAACATCGAGCTGCCCGGCATGCCTCTGGAAGTGATCGTCACGTTGGAGCAGGCGGGCGAGGAGTGGCGCGGCAGCATCGACATCCCGGCGCAGGGCGCTGAAGATCTGGCGCTGGACGAGATCAACGTGCAGGGCGACGTCGTGTCCTTCCGGATATCCGGGGTTCCCGGCGAACCGACCTTCCAGGCCACGCTGGCGGAAGGCGAGTTGACCGGCATATTCATCCAATCCGGTCAGGAGTTCCCGTTCGTTCTCGAGCGTGCCCGAACCAGCGCGCCCCTCGCCGGTCCCGCGGAAGCGTCCGAATACACCGATCCTCGTGGACGCTTCACCTTTCCGGTGCCCACCGGCTGGACTACAGCACGGAGGGACGGTTTCGTCGAGGTCGCCAGTCCTGAAGAAGGCATCCGCATCTACGTGTACGTCACCGATACCGATGACCTCGAAGCAGCCATCCGGGAAGCCTGGTCGGTCGCAGATCCGAGCTTCGATCTCGAACCGCAGGAGATCCTGCAGCCACCGTCGGAACCCGGTGTGGAGGAGACGGTGCTCGCCAACTACGACGCCGGTGACGACGAACAGATCTACCAGGCGATAGCCCAGCTGCGAGACGGTACGGCCTACGTGATGCTCTTCGACGCGGAGCTCGCGGCCGTCCAGCGTCGCGGGGCCCAGCTCCAGATAGTGGCAAGCGGGTTCGAGATCACCGGCGTCGAACAGGTCGACCTGGGTGGCGCCCAACCCCTCGAAGTCGATGCGATCGCCGACGAACTCGAGGTGTTCATCGAGGAGACGATGGCGGCGTTCGGGATCCCCGGAGCAGCCGTTGCCGTGGTGCAGGGTGGTGAAGTGGTCTACAGCAACGGCTTCGGCACCCGCGAAGCGGGCGGCAGCGAACCGGTGACCCCGGACACCCACATGATGATCGGTTCGGTAGGCAAGACGATGACCTCGATGGCCATCGCCACGATGGTCGACGACGGCATCGTCGACTGGGATACGCCGGTGGTCGAGGTACTGCCGGAGTTCGAGGTCGCCGATGCCCAGCTGACCCAGGAGATAACGATCCGCAATCTGCTCTGCGCCTGCACCGGCGTTCCCCGCCGGGACCTCGAGCTCTTCTTCAACGCCGAGGAGTTGTCGGCCGAGGACATCGTCGAGTCACTCGCGACCTTCGAGTTCTTCACGGCCTTCGGCGAGGCGTTCCAGTACAGCAATCAGCTTGTCGCTACCGCGGGTTACGCCGCCGCCGCGGCTGCCGGCGCCGAGTTCGGCGACCTGCTCGAAGGCTACATCCGCGTCCTCGACGAGCGCGTCCTCACGCCCATCGCCATGGATAGAACGACGCTTTCGTTCGAAGAGGTCACCTCGCGAAGCGAGTTCGCTCTCCCCCACCAGCAGAATCTGGAAACGGGCGTCTACGAGCCGGTGAGCCTCGCGTTCGAGAAGCTGCTCCTGCCGGTCGCACCAGCCGGAGCACACTGGTCGACTGCGGAAGACATGGCCCGCTATCTGATCACCCAGCTCGACACCGGAGTGGCACCCGACGGTGACCGGGTGGTGTCGAGAGAGAACCTGCTGGAGACGTGGGAGCCGCAAGTGCCGCTCTCGGCGACCGAGAGCTACGGCCTGGGCTGGTTCGTGGGCGAGTACAAGGGGCTCGAGCACATCTACCACGGGGGCAACACGCTCGGTTTCACCTCCCAGTTGTCGTTCATCCCGGCTGCCGACACCGGCATCGTGGTGCTCACCAACGCTCAGGCCACCAACGCGTTCAACACCGCGGTTTCGACCCGTCTCTACGAGCTCGTCTACGAGCAACCGTCGGAGGTCGACGCCCAGGTCGAGTTCCTCGTCACGCAGAGCGAAACCGCGCTCGCCGAAGCGCGCGAGCAGGTTCAGGATGCGGTCGAACCGGACGAGGTCTCACCGTTCCTGGGCAGGTACGAGAACGAGGCGCTGGGCGAGATCAGCCTCGAGATGGTGGGAACGCAGCTCTTCCTCGACGCCGGTTCATTCCGCAGCGAGATACGCCCCGCCTTCGATCGTGAGGGCGAGTTCGACACGTACATCACCTACGGGGCCCCGATCGTCGGCCTGCCGATCGCTCTCGAGACCGGTGAAGCGGGCGAACAGACGGTCGTGCTGGGCTCCGGCGCGATCGAGTACACGTTCGAGCGGGTACTGGGGACAGGCGATTCGACTTCGCCCTGA
- a CDS encoding NUDIX hydrolase encodes MFESVQWERPQGLLAPTNEERSDTLRGVPTAFDTRVAAYGVIVRSGQILLAHWNAYGTTNWTLPGGGLEFGEDPATAARREILEETGYHVCLERLLGVDNAFYPAGKRMRSRGHHSFRVIYEARIDSGELANEANGTTDEARWFPLDEVPGLERVKLVDVAIDMWRRQTVPHEEAV; translated from the coding sequence GTGTTCGAGAGCGTGCAGTGGGAGAGACCTCAGGGCTTGCTCGCGCCTACCAACGAGGAACGTTCTGATACCCTGCGTGGCGTGCCCACGGCCTTCGATACCCGTGTAGCCGCCTACGGCGTCATCGTGCGCAGCGGGCAGATCCTGCTGGCGCACTGGAACGCCTATGGCACGACCAACTGGACATTACCGGGCGGAGGGCTCGAGTTCGGCGAGGACCCGGCCACCGCTGCCCGCCGGGAGATCCTCGAGGAAACCGGCTATCACGTGTGCCTGGAGCGTCTGCTGGGCGTCGACAACGCTTTCTACCCGGCTGGGAAGCGCATGCGGAGCCGCGGCCATCACTCCTTCCGCGTGATCTACGAGGCACGGATAGACAGCGGCGAGCTTGCCAACGAAGCGAACGGCACCACCGACGAGGCTCGCTGGTTCCCTTTGGACGAGGTGCCCGGGCTCGAACGGGTGAAGTTGGTCGACGTAGCGATCGATATGTGGCGCAGGCAAACCGTGCCGCACGAAGAGGCTGTCTGA
- a CDS encoding 4Fe-4S binding protein, which produces MDNLLNLIFKTTSVEPSYDKGLCLAANRATHCTRCREVCPHEAISIRRQVEIDEVDCTGCGLCIQVCPTQALEPKVSYDSGASVRCSRVKGSAQSILCLGRLQASDLLRLVGSREGATLARGDCATCPIGSAAIADAVEVVREEALELAKLHDREVKIEVIETETFDDDSRGQTLSRRQLLRGGWRSLQERAGEALAPLDPGPQPGEAGHGQPLELRRRFRILAAADPAPSAKVPWVLPRVNDDCIMCPACTKACPTGAFDRVFEADGDGVLLLQPELCVGCEACVSACPVGAIGMDAEVSWGELSAGQQEAYRRDPERERPGTFAR; this is translated from the coding sequence ATGGATAACCTCCTGAACCTGATCTTCAAGACGACGAGCGTAGAGCCGAGCTACGACAAGGGACTCTGCCTGGCCGCGAACAGGGCCACCCACTGCACCCGTTGCCGTGAGGTGTGCCCTCACGAGGCGATATCGATACGTCGGCAGGTCGAGATCGACGAGGTCGACTGCACCGGCTGCGGTCTCTGCATCCAGGTCTGCCCCACCCAGGCGCTTGAGCCCAAGGTCTCCTACGACTCGGGCGCATCGGTACGCTGCTCCCGCGTGAAGGGCAGTGCCCAGTCGATCCTCTGCCTGGGAAGGCTGCAGGCGTCCGACCTGCTTCGTCTGGTGGGATCCCGGGAAGGCGCGACGTTGGCGCGCGGCGATTGCGCCACCTGCCCCATCGGCAGCGCGGCCATCGCCGATGCAGTCGAGGTGGTGCGCGAGGAGGCCCTGGAACTGGCGAAGCTTCACGACCGTGAGGTGAAGATCGAAGTCATCGAGACCGAGACCTTCGACGACGACAGCCGAGGGCAAACCTTGAGCCGTCGGCAACTTCTCAGAGGCGGCTGGCGCTCACTGCAGGAGCGGGCGGGTGAGGCACTCGCGCCCCTCGACCCGGGGCCTCAACCGGGGGAAGCGGGGCACGGCCAACCGTTGGAACTGCGTCGGCGCTTCCGGATCCTGGCGGCGGCCGATCCGGCGCCGTCCGCGAAGGTGCCGTGGGTCCTGCCACGCGTGAACGACGACTGCATCATGTGCCCGGCCTGCACAAAAGCCTGCCCCACGGGCGCCTTCGATCGGGTCTTCGAGGCCGATGGCGACGGCGTTCTCCTCCTCCAGCCGGAACTGTGCGTCGGGTGCGAGGCGTGCGTGAGCGCCTGCCCGGTTGGGGCCATCGGCATGGACGCCGAGGTAAGCTGGGGCGAACTCTCGGCAGGCCAGCAGGAGGCTTACCGGCGCGACCCCGAGCGGGAGCGACCGGGAACCTTCGCCCGCTGA
- a CDS encoding NAD-dependent epimerase/dehydratase family protein: MKVFVLGGDGFCGWPTSLHLSKLGFDVTIIDNLSRRNIDNELEVGSLTPIRPMGERIRVWKELTGRTIEFERLDIADNYHRLLTLLLEKQPDAVVHFAEQRAAPYSMKSAWHKRYTVDNNVNATHNVLAAIVESGLDIHLAHLGTMGVYGYGTAGMKIPEGYLPVEVTGEDGQKIRQEILYPANPGSVYHMTKTLDQLLFAYYAKNDGLRITDLHQGIVWGTNTSDTNRDERLINRFDYDGDYGTVLNRFLMQAAVDYPLTVHGTGGQTRAFIHIQDTVRCIQLALENPPAKGERVRILNQMTETHRVRDLAQIVARIAGAEVANVPNPRKEDPENELHVRNDLFLDLGLEPTTLEEGLLEEVTEIARKYAHRADKSKIPARSTWTRNQKPGVPEEAGKRIGTS, encoded by the coding sequence ATGAAAGTATTCGTCCTTGGCGGTGACGGCTTCTGCGGCTGGCCCACCAGTCTCCACCTGAGCAAACTGGGATTCGATGTCACCATCATCGACAACCTTTCCCGCCGCAACATCGACAACGAGCTGGAGGTCGGCAGCCTCACCCCCATCCGCCCCATGGGCGAACGCATCAGGGTCTGGAAGGAGCTGACCGGCAGGACGATCGAGTTCGAACGGCTCGACATCGCCGACAACTACCACCGGCTCCTCACCCTCCTGCTCGAGAAGCAGCCCGACGCCGTCGTCCACTTCGCCGAACAGCGCGCCGCCCCCTACAGCATGAAGTCGGCCTGGCACAAGCGCTACACCGTCGACAACAACGTCAACGCCACCCACAACGTCCTCGCCGCCATCGTCGAGAGCGGCCTCGACATCCACCTCGCCCACCTGGGCACCATGGGCGTCTACGGCTACGGCACCGCCGGCATGAAGATCCCCGAAGGCTACCTCCCCGTCGAAGTAACCGGCGAAGACGGCCAGAAGATCCGCCAGGAGATCCTCTACCCCGCCAACCCCGGGTCCGTCTACCACATGACCAAAACCCTCGACCAACTCCTCTTCGCCTACTACGCCAAGAACGACGGGCTCCGCATCACCGACCTCCACCAGGGCATCGTCTGGGGAACCAACACCAGCGACACCAACCGCGACGAAAGACTCATCAACCGCTTCGACTACGACGGCGACTACGGCACCGTCCTCAACCGCTTCCTCATGCAGGCAGCCGTCGACTACCCCCTCACCGTGCACGGCACCGGCGGCCAGACCCGCGCCTTCATCCACATCCAGGACACCGTCCGCTGCATCCAACTCGCCCTCGAGAACCCACCCGCCAAAGGCGAAAGGGTCCGCATCCTCAACCAGATGACCGAAACCCACCGGGTACGCGACCTCGCCCAGATCGTCGCGAGGATCGCCGGCGCAGAGGTCGCCAACGTCCCCAACCCCCGCAAGGAAGACCCCGAGAACGAACTCCACGTTCGCAACGATCTCTTCCTCGACCTCGGCCTGGAGCCCACCACCCTCGAAGAAGGCCTCCTCGAAGAGGTCACCGAGATCGCCCGCAAGTACGCCCACCGCGCCGACAAGAGCAAGATCCCCGCGCGCAGCACCTGGACCAGGAACCAGAAACCCGGCGTGCCGGAGGAAGCCGGAAAGAGGATCGGAACGAGCTAG
- a CDS encoding glycosyltransferase — MFLILLYILVLAYIGLMLLVVAGMLRRDPRPYSPDRPSVSVVIPAHNEEETLGATLASLSRQSYPGDVEFVVVDDRSTDSTAAVIERAASADSRFRMVRVTEPSHRLAPKVNAVNEGIRASSGELIVTSDADCEYPAGWLEGMVSHFEDDVVMVVGYVECTRAMDRKSPIGYFETIDWFSLMLTSRSLTRFGWKFASSANNQAYRRSAFEASGGFGSGGRAPSGDEDLLTQRLGRLPGARVVFASTPEVRVLTRPMGGLLALLRQRKRWVSRYHHPMHYHPGFIASIAILGAQSAALTVAVPLAVLVPWSAPWIAGLWGVKLAVELVGMRIGTRQLQRPDLWGLPVFGWALLHPFFIATVCIWSFLRPGEWKAGAPGYRRRFWRRWLRENGRRLRGLVVGGRRAS; from the coding sequence ATGTTCCTGATCCTCCTCTACATACTCGTTCTGGCCTATATAGGCCTCATGCTGCTCGTCGTAGCGGGAATGTTGCGGCGCGACCCACGACCGTACTCCCCGGACCGGCCTTCCGTGAGCGTGGTGATACCCGCTCACAACGAAGAGGAGACGCTCGGCGCGACCCTCGCTTCGCTCTCCCGTCAGTCCTATCCCGGCGACGTGGAGTTCGTGGTCGTCGACGACCGCTCGACCGATTCGACGGCGGCCGTCATCGAGCGGGCAGCGTCGGCCGACAGCCGCTTCAGGATGGTCCGGGTGACCGAACCCAGCCACCGGCTGGCACCGAAGGTCAACGCGGTAAACGAAGGGATCCGGGCCTCGAGCGGAGAACTGATCGTCACCAGCGACGCCGACTGCGAGTACCCCGCCGGTTGGCTCGAGGGGATGGTGAGCCACTTCGAGGACGACGTCGTGATGGTCGTCGGCTACGTCGAGTGCACACGGGCGATGGACCGGAAGAGCCCGATCGGATACTTCGAGACGATCGACTGGTTCTCGCTCATGCTCACTTCGCGTAGCCTCACCCGTTTCGGCTGGAAGTTCGCATCGAGCGCCAACAACCAGGCCTACCGGCGGAGCGCCTTCGAAGCGAGCGGCGGCTTCGGCTCCGGTGGACGAGCACCCAGCGGCGACGAGGACCTGCTCACCCAGCGACTCGGACGGTTGCCGGGTGCTCGCGTCGTCTTCGCGAGCACGCCGGAGGTGCGGGTGTTGACCCGGCCGATGGGCGGGCTCCTGGCCCTGTTGCGGCAGCGGAAGCGGTGGGTCTCGCGCTACCACCACCCGATGCACTACCACCCTGGGTTCATCGCATCCATCGCAATCCTTGGCGCGCAGAGCGCCGCGCTGACGGTTGCGGTCCCGCTGGCCGTCCTCGTGCCCTGGAGCGCTCCCTGGATCGCGGGCCTTTGGGGGGTCAAGCTGGCGGTCGAACTGGTGGGCATGAGGATCGGCACGAGGCAGTTGCAGAGGCCCGACCTGTGGGGGCTGCCGGTCTTCGGCTGGGCTCTCTTGCACCCTTTCTTCATCGCCACGGTCTGCATCTGGTCGTTCCTTCGACCGGGCGAGTGGAAGGCAGGCGCCCCCGGATACAGGCGGCGGTTCTGGCGCCGCTGGCTGCGCGAGAACGGACGGCGGTTACGCGGACTGGTAGTGGGTGGGCGCCGGGCTTCCTGA
- a CDS encoding bifunctional 3-deoxy-7-phosphoheptulonate synthase/chorismate mutase, whose protein sequence is MREKIQNLRAKIDGLNLQILELLSERAQLAESIGEIQTTLGLSHYDPVREQQMLDALLAANRGPFDDATVKSLFKQIFQASMHLEQQQEKGRYLTSRSSGAGDTVVRIGDLHVGSDHSPVLVAGPCAIESREQVMVTAERVASRGVTLFRGGAFKPRTDPYSFQGLGIDGLKLGREACDRFGLKFVSEIMDARDVDAFVEYADVLQIGARNMQNFTLLRAVGRSGKPALLKRGLSATIEEWLMAAEYLLSEGNRNVILCERGIRTYERYTRNTLDVSAVALAKLETHLPVLVDVTHSGGRRDLLVPLTKAALATGADGIMIEVHPNPAVALSDQKQQVDFDAFDSYLEETGYHNKLSQKRHEVYGF, encoded by the coding sequence ATGAGAGAGAAGATCCAGAACCTACGAGCTAAGATCGACGGCCTCAACCTCCAGATCCTGGAGCTCCTCTCGGAACGAGCGCAGCTGGCCGAGAGCATCGGCGAGATCCAGACGACGCTGGGGCTGAGTCATTACGATCCGGTGCGCGAGCAGCAGATGCTCGACGCCCTCCTCGCAGCCAACCGAGGACCGTTCGACGACGCCACCGTGAAGAGCCTCTTCAAGCAGATCTTCCAGGCGTCCATGCACCTCGAGCAGCAGCAGGAGAAGGGCCGCTACCTCACCTCGCGCTCGAGCGGCGCCGGCGATACGGTGGTGCGCATCGGAGATCTACACGTGGGTTCTGACCACTCCCCGGTGCTCGTCGCAGGCCCGTGCGCCATAGAGTCGAGGGAACAGGTGATGGTTACCGCAGAGCGGGTCGCCTCGCGCGGCGTGACGCTCTTCCGCGGAGGGGCGTTCAAGCCCCGCACCGACCCCTACTCGTTCCAGGGGCTCGGAATCGACGGACTGAAGCTCGGACGAGAGGCGTGCGATCGGTTCGGCCTCAAGTTCGTCTCCGAGATCATGGACGCGCGCGACGTGGACGCCTTCGTCGAGTACGCCGACGTACTCCAGATCGGGGCTCGCAACATGCAGAACTTCACCCTGCTCAGGGCGGTTGGCCGTAGCGGCAAGCCGGCCCTCCTGAAGCGGGGACTCTCGGCCACCATCGAGGAGTGGCTGATGGCCGCCGAGTACCTGCTCAGCGAAGGCAACCGGAACGTGATCCTCTGCGAACGGGGGATCAGGACCTACGAACGCTATACCCGCAACACCCTCGATGTCTCCGCTGTGGCGCTCGCCAAGCTCGAGACGCACCTGCCCGTGCTGGTCGACGTCACCCACTCGGGCGGCCGCCGCGACCTGCTGGTGCCGCTGACCAAGGCTGCGCTCGCCACGGGCGCCGACGGGATCATGATCGAAGTCCACCCGAACCCCGCGGTCGCTCTTTCAGACCAGAAGCAACAGGTCGACTTCGACGCGTTCGACAGCTACCTCGAGGAAACCGGCTACCACAACAAGCTGTCGCAGAAGAGGCACGAGGTCTACGGCTTCTAG